The uncultured Trichococcus sp. DNA segment GAAGATCCTGTCGTTTGCATTTTTGCTGTCAGCCATGGCTTCATCGGTCGTATTCCGGCTTGTGAGCTATCGCTACATCTTTTTGACCTATATGTTCTCGCTCGTCTTCATTCCGGGTATCCGGATGGCGTGGCGGATCTACCATGAGTACACAGAGAAAGTCGATTACCGCGGCAAAGAAGAGCCGTCCGGCAAGATACGGACGCTGTTGGTGGGCGCTGGGGAAGGCGGACGACTGTTCATTTCGAGCCTGATCCACCGGCCGAACAATATCGAAATCGTCGGCATAGTCGATCGTGATGAGAGGAAGCAGCAATATCGCCTGATGGGTGTTCCTGTATTGGGCAAGGAGGAAGATATTCCAAATCTTGTCACCAAATACGGCATCAACCAAGTGACCATCACCATCCCTTCCCTGAAGCCGCAGGAACTGGAACGCATCCTTGACTACTGCAATCAAGTCGGGGTGAATGTCAACCAAATGCCGCGGATGGAGGACGTCATGACCGGCAGGCTATCCGTCAGCCGGACACGGGGAATCGATGTGGTCGATTTGCTTGGCAGAAAAGAAGTAAAACTGGACAAGCAGATGATCATCGAATCCTTGAAAGACAAAACCATCCTCATCAGCGGTGCGGGTGGTTCGATCGGATCAGAGTTGTGCAGACAGGTGTCCAAATTCGGGCCGAAGCGCCTGATCCTGTTGGGGCACGGGGAAAATTCGATTTATCTGATCCACCGCGAAATGACGCTCGCTTACGGAAAAACGATCGACATTGTGCCGGTGATCGCCGATGTGCAGGACCGCAAGTTGATTTTTGAAGTGATGGCGCAGTATCGCCCGGACTTCGTTTTCCACGCGGCTGCGCATAAGCATATCCCGATGATGGAGTGGAATCCGCGCGAAGCGGTCAAGAACAATATTTTCGGGACAAAAAACATGGCTGAGGCCGCCAAAGCCGCAGGGGTGAAGAGTTTCGTCATGATTTCCAGCGACAAAGCGGTGCGTCCTACCAATGTGATGGGGGCGACGAAACGGATGGCTGAAATGATTGTGACGGCTTTGGACGAACCCGGAAAGACCAAATTTG contains these protein-coding regions:
- a CDS encoding nucleoside-diphosphate sugar epimerase/dehydratase, translating into MSKINSKKKMVILMFIDSLSIILAAFLAYWLLENYVTLPNRYYYVMIGITVMIYGSLGAFRHLFANLPYFTGLHDLIFHVKILSFAFLLSAMASSVVFRLVSYRYIFLTYMFSLVFIPGIRMAWRIYHEYTEKVDYRGKEEPSGKIRTLLVGAGEGGRLFISSLIHRPNNIEIVGIVDRDERKQQYRLMGVPVLGKEEDIPNLVTKYGINQVTITIPSLKPQELERILDYCNQVGVNVNQMPRMEDVMTGRLSVSRTRGIDVVDLLGRKEVKLDKQMIIESLKDKTILISGAGGSIGSELCRQVSKFGPKRLILLGHGENSIYLIHREMTLAYGKTIDIVPVIADVQDRKLIFEVMAQYRPDFVFHAAAHKHIPMMEWNPREAVKNNIFGTKNMAEAAKAAGVKSFVMISSDKAVRPTNVMGATKRMAEMIVTALDEPGKTKFAAVRFGNVLGSRGSVIPVFKEQIEKGGPVTVTDFRMIRYFMTIPEASRLVIQAGVLAKGGEIFILDMGEPVKIVDLAKKMIKLSGYNEDDIPIIETGIRPGEKLYEELLADESMLDSKAYEKIFVGKASNFPLEETTAFAEELLMQPTEMLRTNLIGYACSHQ